A single genomic interval of Agarivorans aestuarii harbors:
- the focA gene encoding formate transporter FocA, which produces MNHIQVERLPTPKVVSSEAPKESVSLAALSPDQMTQFAEQYAYKKATNTTAKTLSLALSAGVFIGLAFVFYITVTTGSAGVGWGVSRLLGGLAFSLGLVMLVVCGGELFTSSVLSIIPRANGLLNTRAMLANWSKVYLGNFVGALLLVLVVSGAKLYQLDHGQWGLNALSIAQHKLEHGFMQAVMLGMLCNLLVCLAVWMTFSAKTSAAKAALVILPVAMFVSTGFEHVVANMFMVPLGIAIKTWAEPSFWAQIGLQASAFEHLTWANFASHNLLPVTIGNIIGGAVIVGLGYWSVYSRGSQLEPVRPKFSVLSNQYSGPVGEPTMQNLKTITVADIMSPADNALSPDMTIASACDALLAQELPGAVVVNESNELQGFVSELEILRKLWLEDYSKPSTTTVASIMQKDIMTVAPNHNLLKLAEYMSVDVAQVYPVSESGVLLSSTHQPLEERLRNSSVYRPKVFPVVDSGKLVGVVTRHQVLKALRPALGAPVKLEEPRAEVAESVA; this is translated from the coding sequence ATGAATCATATTCAAGTGGAGCGATTGCCAACTCCTAAAGTAGTAAGCAGTGAAGCGCCCAAAGAGAGCGTTTCATTAGCCGCGCTAAGCCCCGACCAAATGACTCAGTTTGCCGAGCAGTATGCTTATAAAAAGGCAACTAATACCACTGCTAAAACCTTGAGTTTAGCGCTTAGTGCCGGTGTATTTATTGGTTTAGCTTTTGTTTTTTACATTACGGTGACCACGGGTTCTGCGGGTGTAGGCTGGGGAGTTAGTCGCTTACTTGGTGGCTTAGCATTTAGCTTAGGTTTAGTCATGTTGGTGGTATGTGGCGGTGAGTTGTTTACTAGTAGCGTGTTATCAATTATTCCCCGAGCCAACGGCCTACTTAATACGAGAGCAATGCTAGCTAACTGGAGTAAAGTTTATCTAGGTAACTTTGTCGGTGCGTTGTTGCTAGTGCTGGTGGTAAGCGGCGCAAAGCTTTACCAGCTCGATCACGGCCAATGGGGGCTTAACGCTTTATCTATAGCACAACACAAATTGGAACATGGTTTTATGCAGGCAGTGATGCTGGGCATGTTATGTAACTTATTGGTGTGCTTGGCGGTATGGATGACCTTTAGCGCTAAAACCAGTGCCGCCAAAGCAGCCTTAGTGATTCTACCGGTAGCGATGTTTGTTAGCACAGGCTTTGAGCACGTCGTTGCCAATATGTTCATGGTGCCTCTAGGCATTGCAATTAAAACTTGGGCAGAGCCTAGCTTCTGGGCACAGATTGGCCTTCAAGCCAGCGCTTTTGAGCACTTAACTTGGGCTAATTTTGCCTCACACAATTTATTACCAGTCACTATCGGCAACATTATTGGCGGAGCAGTGATTGTAGGCTTGGGTTACTGGTCGGTGTATAGCCGAGGTAGTCAGCTTGAGCCGGTACGTCCTAAATTTTCTGTTTTATCAAATCAATATTCTGGTCCTGTTGGAGAACCTACTATGCAAAACTTAAAAACTATTACAGTCGCTGACATCATGTCTCCTGCCGACAATGCACTTAGCCCTGACATGACTATTGCAAGTGCTTGTGATGCTTTATTAGCTCAAGAGTTACCTGGGGCGGTTGTGGTAAACGAAAGCAATGAGCTGCAAGGCTTTGTTTCAGAACTAGAAATCTTAAGAAAGTTGTGGCTAGAAGATTACAGCAAACCAAGTACAACTACCGTAGCAAGCATTATGCAAAAGGATATTATGACTGTGGCACCTAATCACAACTTATTAAAATTAGCCGAGTACATGAGTGTTGATGTTGCCCAAGTTTACCCTGTGTCTGAGTCAGGTGTATTGCTAAGTTCTACTCATCAACCTCTGGAAGAGCGTTTACGTAACAGTAGTGTTTACCGCCCGAAGGTTTTCCCTGTAGTCGACAGTGGCAAATTAGTGGGTGTGGTTACTCGTCACCAAGTACTTAAAGCGCTACGCCCAGCTTTAGGTGCCCCGGTAAAGCTAGAAGAGCCTAGAGCTGAAGTAGCTGAATCAGTGGCCTAA
- a CDS encoding LysR substrate-binding domain-containing protein — MRYSLKQLTVFEAVATHGSVSAAADKLALTQSAASMSLAQLEKLLGKPLFDRRGKRMVLSQWGLWLRPKAKQLLLDAMQIEEGFAEQHLVSGELQLCASQTAAEHLIPDLISNIDNNFPQLRISFSVENTAEVINGLINYDYQLGVIEGRCDDDRIAHQVWCNDHLVIVAAAHHPYAKLERVSIAQLEQAQWVLREQGAGTRRVFDSAIQGTIDSLKVHREYEHIPVLRSLVANTSYLSCLPYLDVIKALELGELVRLNVPELSIERSLSFVWRNDTPENPLRDLVITEAKRMFKVLHRDI; from the coding sequence ATGCGCTATTCTTTAAAGCAACTTACCGTATTTGAAGCCGTTGCAACCCACGGCAGTGTAAGTGCCGCCGCCGACAAACTCGCGCTCACTCAGTCTGCCGCCAGCATGTCTTTGGCTCAACTTGAAAAACTATTGGGAAAGCCCTTATTTGACAGGCGTGGCAAGCGGATGGTGCTTAGCCAGTGGGGCTTATGGCTGCGCCCAAAGGCCAAGCAATTATTGTTAGATGCTATGCAAATTGAAGAAGGTTTTGCCGAGCAGCACTTAGTAAGTGGTGAACTGCAGCTTTGCGCCAGCCAAACCGCAGCTGAACACTTAATTCCAGATCTCATCAGTAATATTGATAACAACTTTCCACAACTGCGCATTAGCTTTTCCGTAGAAAATACCGCTGAAGTGATTAATGGCTTAATTAACTACGATTACCAGTTGGGAGTGATTGAAGGGCGCTGTGACGATGACCGCATTGCTCACCAAGTATGGTGTAACGACCATTTGGTGATTGTAGCAGCCGCTCACCACCCTTATGCAAAATTAGAGCGGGTAAGTATTGCCCAGTTAGAACAAGCTCAGTGGGTGCTTCGTGAACAAGGAGCAGGCACCCGCAGAGTATTTGACAGCGCTATTCAGGGCACTATTGACTCCTTAAAAGTTCATCGAGAGTATGAACACATCCCGGTGCTGCGCTCCTTGGTAGCCAACACCAGCTATTTAAGCTGCTTGCCTTATTTAGATGTAATAAAGGCACTCGAGTTAGGTGAGCTGGTCAGGCTAAACGTACCAGAGCTAAGTATTGAACGTTCATTATCATTTGTATGGCGTAATGACACCCCCGAGAATCCACTTCGCGACTTAGTTATTACCGAAGCGAAACGTATGTTTAAAGTACTCCATCGAGACATATAA
- a CDS encoding glycosyltransferase, with translation MIDSGWVTILYPFDDSQKLAEVTQTALAQPELLIEFGRAGRQRVLDEFSLQRTQQQYQEIYEDFGTSV, from the coding sequence ATGATAGATTCTGGTTGGGTGACAATTTTGTATCCTTTTGATGACAGCCAAAAGCTGGCGGAGGTCACCCAAACGGCATTGGCTCAGCCAGAGCTGCTCATTGAGTTTGGTCGCGCCGGTCGCCAGCGGGTTTTGGATGAGTTTTCATTGCAGCGCACCCAGCAGCAATACCAAGAGATTTATGAGGATTTTGGTACCAGCGTATAG
- a CDS encoding DUF3634 family protein translates to MTISIVIGFIALAVLVYRLRHIHYTFVCELRSGKVTVVKGHVPSSFVHDCRQMMRGRKVVGLVKGINSDGKMKLRFSSSITQSDQIYLEKQFPHKLYDSKASDINGSVSLD, encoded by the coding sequence TTGACTATCAGCATAGTGATTGGCTTTATTGCTTTAGCAGTTTTGGTGTACCGTTTGAGGCATATTCATTACACCTTTGTGTGTGAACTGCGCTCCGGAAAAGTCACCGTGGTTAAAGGTCATGTGCCAAGTTCATTTGTTCACGATTGTCGTCAAATGATGCGTGGCCGCAAGGTTGTTGGCTTGGTAAAAGGTATTAACAGTGACGGAAAAATGAAGCTGCGCTTTTCTTCTTCCATTACCCAGTCTGATCAAATCTATTTGGAGAAACAATTTCCTCATAAATTGTATGACAGCAAAGCTTCGGATATAAACGGTAGTGTTTCTTTAGACTAA
- a CDS encoding YceI family protein — MKTQLKAALLLASSMGLALPASAADYTIDTRGAHASINFKVNHLGYSFVVGRFDTFSGDFSYDQSAPEATTVSVKIDATSVNSNHAERDKHIRSKDFLAVDQYPEASFSSSKYEANGEEGGKLYGQLTLRGVTKDIVIDVTKVGEGKDPWGGYRAGFVGSTELVMKDFGIPTNLGPKSTTVAMDLVIEGIKK; from the coding sequence ATGAAAACACAACTTAAAGCCGCATTATTGCTAGCCAGTTCTATGGGCCTAGCCTTACCTGCCAGCGCTGCCGATTACACTATCGATACTCGCGGTGCCCATGCTTCAATCAATTTTAAAGTGAACCACTTAGGTTACAGCTTTGTGGTAGGTCGCTTTGATACCTTTAGCGGTGACTTTAGTTATGATCAAAGTGCTCCAGAAGCCACTACTGTTAGTGTTAAAATTGATGCTACATCGGTTAACTCTAACCACGCTGAGCGTGACAAGCATATTCGTAGTAAAGATTTTTTAGCGGTAGACCAATACCCTGAAGCAAGCTTTAGCAGCAGCAAATATGAAGCTAATGGCGAAGAGGGTGGCAAGCTTTATGGTCAGCTTACTCTGCGTGGTGTGACTAAAGATATCGTGATTGATGTGACCAAAGTGGGTGAAGGTAAAGACCCATGGGGTGGATATCGTGCCGGTTTTGTTGGTTCAACCGAATTGGTGATGAAGGATTTTGGCATTCCTACCAACCTTGGTCCTAAGTCTACGACTGTAGCAATGGACTTAGTGATTGAAGGTATTAAGAAGTAA
- a CDS encoding cytochrome b: MSIRNTKQAYGWVAIVIHWLVALSVFALFGLGLFMVDLNYYSSWYQTAPMIHKSVGILLFMLMVFRLVWRALNPHPESPANHKTWEKQGAKVGHWLLYTLLFCLMVSGYLISTADGRAIVVFELFEVPATITGIAQQEELAGDIHEILAWALIVLAAGHAFAALKHHFIDKDNTLVRMLKSTK; the protein is encoded by the coding sequence GTGAGTATTCGCAATACCAAACAAGCTTACGGATGGGTAGCGATTGTTATTCATTGGTTGGTGGCATTAAGTGTTTTTGCTTTGTTTGGGCTAGGGTTATTTATGGTTGATTTAAACTACTACTCTAGTTGGTATCAAACCGCGCCAATGATACACAAAAGTGTCGGAATACTGCTGTTTATGTTGATGGTATTTCGATTGGTTTGGCGAGCGCTGAATCCGCATCCAGAGTCTCCTGCAAACCATAAAACTTGGGAGAAGCAAGGAGCTAAGGTCGGCCACTGGCTACTTTACACACTATTATTTTGTTTAATGGTTTCGGGTTACCTCATTTCTACCGCAGATGGACGTGCCATTGTGGTGTTTGAATTGTTTGAAGTGCCCGCCACAATTACCGGTATTGCTCAGCAAGAAGAGCTGGCCGGCGATATTCATGAAATTTTGGCTTGGGCATTAATTGTATTGGCTGCTGGCCATGCCTTTGCTGCGCTAAAACATCACTTTATAGACAAAGATAACACCTTAGTTCGAATGCTTAAGTCGACTAAATAA
- a CDS encoding PA3496 family putative envelope integrity protein: MKRSRFDDMDEWDEEDLVHNARSHKNQRDKARARRRIDEYNERKQLERYIDEDYN, from the coding sequence ATGAAACGATCACGCTTTGATGATATGGACGAATGGGATGAAGAAGACCTGGTCCATAACGCAAGAAGTCATAAAAACCAGCGGGACAAAGCACGTGCTCGTCGCCGCATCGACGAATACAACGAGCGAAAACAATTAGAACGCTACATAGACGAAGACTATAACTAG
- a CDS encoding VOC family protein: MQVIIPYLNFSGKAEQALAFYQHCFEGEVIALMRFSDNQTDMPIPDELLNKVMHCHFKAGELEFMASDGMPGEQLKSAGNIELNLNFSDLAEQQQVFEKLSENGSITMGLQDTFWQARFARICDQFGINWMLNCPLN; this comes from the coding sequence ATGCAAGTCATTATTCCTTACCTTAATTTTTCAGGTAAAGCCGAACAAGCTTTGGCTTTTTATCAGCACTGCTTTGAAGGCGAAGTTATTGCCTTAATGCGCTTTAGCGATAATCAAACCGACATGCCCATCCCTGACGAATTGTTGAATAAAGTGATGCATTGTCACTTCAAGGCTGGAGAGCTAGAGTTTATGGCGTCCGACGGCATGCCCGGCGAACAATTAAAAAGCGCGGGCAATATAGAACTTAATTTGAACTTTTCTGATTTAGCTGAACAGCAGCAAGTATTTGAGAAATTGTCAGAAAACGGCAGTATTACCATGGGCTTGCAAGATACCTTTTGGCAAGCACGTTTTGCTAGAATTTGCGACCAGTTTGGCATCAACTGGATGCTAAATTGCCCTCTTAACTAA